The following DNA comes from bacterium.
TTACGATTATGGCGCCTTCTTTTTTTTCCGATAGCGCAAATACCGTTTTTGCAAGTTCATCAATAGGCATTCTTATTCCTTGTGTAAACGCCTTTCCGAATCTTGCACCAAGTCTTGCAAGCGCATTTCTAAGTTCAGGCTGGAACAATAACACTAAAAGTATTATCCATGCAGTCCCTAACCCCTTAAATATAAATGAAAGTGTTTCAAATTTAAGAAAATCGGATACAACGGCAAGGACAAATAGACTTACCACTCCAAACATCATTTGAAGCGCTTTCGTTCCTTTAATAAAAGAAAAGAAATAATAAATAAAAGCGGAAAGTATTATAATTTCTAATGCATTTACAGCCCTAAATTTAATAAATCCCATTTTTAATTAGAAGTTAGTCCTTAGAGTTTCTTACTCTTAGACTTTAGTCCTTTAGTTATTTTCGATATTTGTTTATTTACGGGTTTCACCGGTTTAGGCTTTTCTCCCAACCCCAATACTTCATCTATTTCATCCCCCGTAAGAACTTCTCTTTCCAATAATTTCTTTGCAAGACTATGCAAACCGTTCATATGTTCTTTAATTATATTTTTCGCTTTGGTTTCGCCAATCCTGACAAACTTACTAATTTCTTTATCTATGCTTTTTGCCGTTTCTTCGGAGAAATCCCTGTGTTGTGAAATCTCCCTTCCGAGGAATATTTCTTCATTCTTTTTACCAAAAGCTATAGGCCCAAGTACATCGCTCATCCCCCATCTACAAACCATTTTATGGGCAAGTTCGGTAGCCTGTTCAATGTCATTTCTTGCTCCCGTTGTTTCGGTGTTAATAGCACTGACTTCGGCTGCCCTGCCGCCACATAAAACTGCGAGTTGGGTAAAGCAATATTCCCTGGAATAATTTTTCCGTTCATCAACGGATAACTGTTGTGTAAGTCCGAGTGCCATGCCTCTCGGTATAATAGTAACTTTGTGTATGGGGTCGGCTCCCGGCATAAATTTTGCCACAATTACGTGTCCTGCTTCATGATAAGCCGTATTTTTACGCTCATTTTCCGACAAGACAAGGCTCTTTCTTTCTACTCCCATAAGAACTTTATCTTTCGCTTCTTCGAAGTCTTCCATCTCTACCTTATCTTTACCTTTTTTAGCTGCAAGAAGCGCCGACTCGTTAACCGTATTGGCAATATCTGCGCCTGAAAATCCGGGAGTTCCGCGAGCCAATATTTTCAAGTCAACATCATCCGACATAGGAATTTTCTTTACATGGACTTTAAAAATCATTTCCCTGCCAAGTATATCCGGTCTATCTACTACGATTTGCCTGTCAAATCTTCCCGGTCTTAGAAGAGCAGGGTCAAGTATGTCCGGGCGATTTGTTGCCGCCATTACAATAATCCCTTTGTTTGCCTCAAAGCCATCCATTTCTACGAGCAGTGCGTTTAAGGTTTGTTCTCTTTCATCGTGTCCGCCGCCGATTCCCGCTCCACGGTATCTTCCGACGGCATCAAGTTCATCTATAAATATAATACAAGGTGCGCTTTTCTTTCCTTTATTGAATAAATCCCTGACTCTTGAAGCTCCAATCCCTACAAACAACTCAACGAAGTCCGAACCTGACATAGAGAAAAAAGGCACGCCGGCTTCTCCTGCGGTAGCACGGGCAAGTAAGGTTTTTCCGGTCCCGGGAGCTCCGAGAAGTAAAGCGCCTTTTGGAATTTTGGCTCCAAGACGTTCAAATTTTTTCGGGAATTTTAAGAATTCGACAATTTCCCGTAATTCGTTTTTGGCTTCCTCTACACCTGCTACATCTTCAAAAGTTATTTTGTCCCCTTTGTTATCTACCCTTCTTGCTTTACTTTGTCCAAAACTCATTGCATCTTTAGGCACTTTTCCCATATTTCTAAACATAAAAAACCAAAAAACAATCAAAATTACAAGAAAAAAAAGGGTCGGGCCAAACCTGGAAAATACATTAGAAAATGCACGAGCATCTACCTTAACTCCCTGCATTATGAGTTCAGATATCGTAGTTTCATCCGCAAAGGGCATAAGGGTTTTAAAATATCGTGACTCTATATTGTTCTGTTTGATTGGAGTTTTGAATTCTCCTTGAATCTCCCTATCCGCAATAACTACTATATTGGCTATATTATTCGAATCCACTTGCGAACGAAATTGCGAATACGGTATTTCTATTGTTTTCGTAGCTCCGAATTGAGAAAGCATGATAATAAGCCCTAAGATAAACAATATCCAGATAAATATTCCTCCAACAAATGGCTTTTGAGGAAGTTTTTTATTTGAATTTTTATGATCACCGCCGTGGCGGGATGTTCCATTTTTATTATTCATTTTCATCCATTGCCTTTACCTTTAGAAACTCTTAGCCCCCTTTTGGAATTAGAGCTTCTTACCCAGCTTTGCTGGGTTACTTCAAGGATTTTTCTTGTATTGTTTTCTATAAATGCCCTATACGCTCTTCTTTTACCTATAATCCATAAAATACCAAGTTTGTCTATCAATAAAGGAATTTCCATTCTTTCTTCTGCCGGAATTCTATCATCAATAAAAACTTTTTTTAAACTTTTACTGTATCCTGCCCCTAAAAACTTATCGCCTGCCTCCCTTGCTCTTATAAATAATGGCAAGTTAAGTTTATCAAAATCAAAATACACTTTATGTTTATCATCAAAAGTTAACTGTTTGCACTTCCCCCCGCTTTTTGCGTTATGGGAATTATGTTCTTTCATTTTAGTACAAATTTTGTATTTGCCAACTTTTATTTCTCCCGGGATAGGTAATATCATCTCTGATAGATTGCTCCTCGCTCCGCCTGAGACGGATTCCATTAGATGCAGAGAAGTTTTTTTATTTACAAAGTTTATTGAGGCGCAGGACTTTGTAATCTGAATATCATGAGATATGAAAACATTGCCGGGTTTGGCTTTTGTTATATAACTAATTATATTTTCCGTTTCTTCAAAATTAGGGACTGTCGAGCTTAATTTTTCCGTTAATTTGCGAATTATTCTTCTTTTTATTGCAACATCTTCGTTTAAAAAAGCGGTCAGGTTTAATTTTATTCCGTGGAGCATCGTGCCGTTTTTTTTGATCACCATTTTATCGAGTGATTCCTCCGTAAGTTTTTCGAGAACTTTTTCTTCCCGTTCCATAATTTCTCTGAACTGAATTATTTTTTTCCCAAAAGTTGGTGACAAATGCTTAACAATATTATGTCTTACGAAGTTACGGGTATATTTACAATTATAATTTGAATAATCCGTTTCGTACTTTATCTCTTCCTTTTTCAGGAAACTGATTATTTCACCGTGTTCAATTTCAATCAGCGGCCTTATAATGTTATCTCTAATCGGAGGAATTAAAGACAAACCTTTGCGTCCGGTTCCTCTTGTAAGTCTCATAAAAAAAGTCTCAACTTCATCCGTCATTGTATGTCCTGTAGCAATTTTAGTTGCGCCAATTTTTGAAACTACTTTCTTCAGGAATGCATATCTTGCTTCACGACCTGCCTCTTCTAAAGTTAATTTGTTTTTCTTCGCATATGCTTTTATATCTATTTTTCCCGTTGTAATTGGGATTTTATAATTTCGCGCAAGCGATTTAACGAATTCCGTTTCTTTGTCTGCTTTTTTACGAAGTCCGTGGTTCAGGTGAGCTATATGGAGGTCAAGAGAATATTTCTTTTGCAAGTTTTTTAACGTCCATAAAAGGAATACGGAATCTGCGCCTCCGGATACGGCAATTAAAACCTTATCCCCGTGTCTGATAAGCCCGTATTTTTCAATAGTTGATATAATTCTTTCCCGCATAAGCATAATTGTTAAAAATAAATTAAAATAGCCGTTTTGTCAAATTATTTAATTGTATAATAAGGCTATGTTTTTAATAAGTAAGAAGACACTGCAAGAAGGTTGTTTTTGGGTCGATTTTGAACTTACCGGTTTATGTCTTTAAAATTTAACACTAATTAGAGACCCGCTAAACGGCATATTTTCGTTTTTGCTTATCAATAAGTTTAGTAGGTTTTGGGGTTGCAGTTGCAAGTTAAGTCCCAATGAGTGTTCTCCCTGCCCGCGGCTTATGAGATTATTTGTAATAAGATACCCTGCCCATCCTCCGGCAAGTCCTATTGAAAATTTAATTTTTCCATCTTCTATTGCTGAGTCAGCCAACATAATAACACCTGCGCCGACAAGACTTCCCGCCAGAGTGCCACCTGTTAAAGCAACACCATCTACCAGTGTAAGGTCCGATGTTTTAAAAAGCTGCAAACCTTTCCATAATCCCAAAAGGTTAATTGCGCCTGCCGTGCCGGCATATAATTTCTGCTTTGTAGCAGTCATTCCCGAATCCAATCCCCCCCAGAGATAAGAAGAGACATTCATACTCGTTGCCGTGGATAACCCTGCAAACGTTGTAAATCCGAGCCAATCCCCATAAGTATATACATCTTTTCCTTTGTTGTACCACCAATGTTCACCATATACCAAACCACAAAGTGTAAATGCTTCCAATGTTCTCTTTTCCCAACCGAGATGTTCCCAATCTTCATACCTGCCCGGGATTACAAGATATGGGATAAGTGCGCCATAGATACTACCCCAGTATCCCATTTCCGCCATCATCGCGCCTCTGCCCTCATTTATTTTTTTTCTCCCCGCAAATGAGTAACCTACAAAATCTCCTAAGATTCCACCCGCAAGTGCGCTTGCCTTATAGATTTTAGAATAATCCGTCGAGCCCGAAAATCTTGTTATATCTGCCAAAAGAAGCCCTACTCCATACCCCTGGTGAGTCCATGACCAGGAAAAACCGGCCTGGCCAAGAGTAACAGGTTTGTTAATTGTCAGAGCAAGAGGAATAAAGAATCCCGCTGCCGAAGTAAATAATTGGACGGCTGCTGCAACAGTGTTCATTTGTTGAATTGTATCGCTCGGCATTGTATCACTTGGCGTTGTATCATTCACAACAAGTTGAGCCATCAAAGGAGCCCATTCGGTTGTTGATGATTGAAGCGAGGTAAGCGCAAAGAGTCCCCAACCGCTTCTATCCAATTTGGGATGCGACAAAAATAAATTATCTATTCTTAATTGCAAAACCTTAAATTCTTCCTCGTTAATAGTTTCCCGTGTTCTTAAAAGTCTTGAGTCTTCTTTGTGAAGTATTTCTAAACTATAGGAAACAGGGGATATTTTATAAACTTCCATTTTTACCAATCCTTTTATATCCTGAAAAACACCTATTCTCTTTGCGTCCTGTGCGGTCAATGTCATTAACTTCCCTTTAGTGTCAAATGATACTTGTTCTTCCCGGAATGGAAATTGTTTGCTACTGCCACTCAAGCTTAAAACTTGAGAGTCAGGGGAACTAAATAACAGAGAATGTTTTATGTCTGCATCTTTTGAAGGTGGTTTTACTGCCTGAAAATTTGCATTTATCAACAAAGTAACTATTAATAGTATCTGCATTTTCCCTCCCGGTTAAAATGTCACTCTACTTGACTTGTTGTAGAATCCTATATTAAGTTCAAGCACAAGATATTCTAAATTATTTAGCTTATTTGTCAATTAAATTATAAGTCAGGAGTAACCCCCAAACAAAGAAAAAAGGATTTGATAAATCAAGTTTCTACAAACAGACATCTGGGAAACAAGTTGGTATTAGAATAAACTTCCGTTTTTTCCTTGACATTCAAATATACAATGTTAGTTTACGGCTTATTTTATGGAACAATCTGCAACGGATTTTTTAACTCAATGTAGTAAAAAGAGGTCTGGATTAATTGCTATTCTTCAGAAAGTTCAGAACAAATATGGCTACATTTCTAAGTCTCTTGTTTCAGATATAGCTAAATATTTAGGCGTATCTGAAGCAGAAGTTTTTGGAGTTGCTACTTTTTATACTCAATTTAGGTTTACCCGTCCCGCTAAACATAATATAACAGTATGTTTAGGGACGGCATGCTACGTTCGAGGAGGCGCTAAAATTTTAGAGACATTTGAGCAGGAATTAAATATCAAAATAGGCGAAAAGACTAAAGATTATAACTTTGAATTAGAGAGAGTTGCTTGCGTCGGATGTTGCGCGTTATCTCCCGTTGTAGTTGTGGATAAAACCGTTCAAACTAAAATGACTTCTACTAAAGCAACAAACTTTTTAAAAAACCTAAAGACGGAAAAATAAGAGCTTAGGACCTTTTAATAATGGATTTTGAAAAAATTCGTCAAACCGCTACAATGGAATGGGATATCTTTGCTAACAGCAAGAAACCTGTAATATTGGTCGGCGCCGGCACGTGTGGAAGAGCTGCAGGGGCATTATCGTTGATAGACAATATCAAACAAGAACTACAATCAAATGGAATAGATGCTATAGTTATGCAAGTGGGGTGCATCGGATTGTGTTATCTTGAGCCATTGGTTGATATAATTAAACCCGGTCAATCTCGCATTTCTTACGGTAGAGTTACGCCAGAAATCGTTGCCACGCTTATTAAAAACTATCTTGTAAATGATGACCCGTGCCCGGAATTTGCCATTGGAAGTATTGGTGAAAAAAATATACCCGGCATTCCTCTGTTTTTTGAACACCCTATGCTTAAATCTCAAGTTCGTATTGTGTTGCGTAAATGTGGGTTTATCGACCCTGAAAACATAAATCATTATATTGCCAATGATGGCTATTCAGCGTTGTCTAAAGCGTTAAAAATGTCGCCTGATGATGTTATTGCGGAAGTTAAAAGCGCTGGCTTGCGGGGTAGAGGAGGGTCAGGTTTTCTTACTGCCAACAAGTGGAATATTTGTAGAAAACAAATTTCTAAAGAGAAATACATTATATGTAATGCAGACGAAGGTGATCCGGGCGCTTTTATGAATCGAGCATTGTGGGAGAGCGACCCACATTCGGTTTTAGAAGGCATCTTGATTGCAGGTTATGCGATCGGAGCTAATATGGGATATGTATACATTCGTGCGGAATATCCTCTGGCCATTGAAAGACTTAAAATAGGATTAAAGCAAATGCAAGAATATAATCTTATAGGGGAAAATATTTTAGGCTCAGGATTCAATTTTGATATAAACATAAAGGAGGGTGCAGGAGCTTTTGTTTGCGGCGAAGAAACAGCTTTGATTGCTTCTCTTGAAGGCAAAAGAGGTATGCCTCGTGCGCGTCCGCCTTATCCTGCAGTATCCGGCTTGTATAATAAACCCACGGTGATTAACAACGTAGAGACTCTTGGCACTATACCTTACGTTATTCTTAAAGGTGCGGAGAATTATTCAAAGTATGGGACAAAAACCAGCAAAGGAACTAAAACTTTTGCATTAGCCGGAAAGATGAAACGCACCGGTCTTATAGAAGTCCCGATGGGAATGACACTAAAAGAAATTGTGTATGACATAGGGGGCGGAATTTTAGACGATAAGGCTTTTAAGGGAATTCAAACAGGGGGACCGTCCGGCGGGTGTTTGCCGGAATCTTGCCTAACCCTTCCTATAGATTACGAATCGCTCAAGGAAGCAGGCTCGATTATGGGGTCTGGCGGTATGATTGTTATGGATGAAAATAATTGTATGGTAGATATAGCGCATTATTTTTTGGATTTTACCCAAGCCGAATCTTGCGGTAAGTGTGTTCCTTGCCGCGTAGGAATAAAAGAGATGTTGAAAATTTTAGATAAGATAAAAACGGGTATGGGGACAATGGAAGATATTGACAAGCTTGAGGAATTAGCGCATACAATTAAATCAACAGCTCTTTGCGGGTTAGGACAAACGGCACCGAACCCGGCATTAAGCACATTAAAATATTTTAGGGAAGAATATATAAATCATATAAAAAATAAGCGGTGCGAAGCATTGGTATGCAAAGAAATAATATCTTCACCTTGTCAACATACTTGTCCTATAGACACTGAGGCGCCAGCTTATATAGCATTAGTCGCTCAAGGTAAAATAAAAGAGGCATTTGATATAATCCACAAAGATAACCCTTTGCCGAGTGTGTGTGGTCGTGTTTGCCATCACCCTTGTGAAGTAAAATGTAAAGCAGGCGATGGAGGCGAACCGATAGCTATCCGTGGAATAAAACGTTTTGTTACTGATTATGCTATGAAATCGGGGTTGAAGCCAAAAATATCTTTAAAGAAAAATAAATCTCAGAAGGTTGCCATTATCGGGGCCGGGCCTACAGGATTAAGTTGTGGGTACTACCTTAGGCTTGAAGGGTATGACGTGACAATTTATGAGGCGCTTCCCATAGCCGGCGGTATGCTTACGAGCGTTATTCCCGAGTATCGTCTGCCTCGTAAGGTTTTTGAATTTGATATAGAAGCGATCAAATCGGCGGGTGTTGAAATCCAAACAAATGTTAAGCTTGGAAAAGATATAACAATAGATGGGTTATTAGCGCAAGGGTATAAAGCAATATTTATTGCTACCGGTTCCCATAAGAGTATAAAACTTAGGATTCCCGGGGAAGATGCCGAAGGAGTTATTGATTCATTAGAATTTTTGAAATCCATAAATTCAGGCAAGAAAATTAAGACAGGGAAAAGAATAGGTGTAATTGGTGGAGGTAATTCGGCTATAGATGCGGCACGAGTGGCAAATCGTTTACCCGATACCGAAAAAGTAACAATTATTTACAGGAGAACAATCGCAGAGATGCCTGCATTTAAGGAAGAAATAGAAAGCGCAATAGAAGAAGGAATAGAAATTAAATATTTAACGGCGCCTACGCGAGTAATAACCCAAAAGGGGAAATTGGCGGGCATTAGTTGTATTAAGATGGAATTAGGAGACATAGACAACAGTGGAAGACGAAGACCCGTTAAGATAAAAGGGTCACAATTCAAAATGGAGTTGGATACATTATTGACTGCAATAAGCGAGCAACCGGATACCTCTTATATAAATAAGAAAGATAATATTCATATTGGTGAATGGAGTAACGTTATAGCGGATAAAGAAGTTCTCATTACAAGCAGAGATGGTATATTTGCAGGTGGAGATGTGGTTACCGGGCCTGCTACCGTAGTGGAAGCAATTAGCGCAGGCAAGAGAGCGGCAAAATCTATAGACAAATACCTTAGAGGAGAAAGTTTAACGGGAGAATATAAAGTAACAAGGCCATCAATTTATCCTAAGCCGGTAGAATTAAGCGAAACGGAAATAACAGAAGCGAAACGACCTGCAATGCCTTTGTTGTCGGTTAAAGATAGAAATAATAATTTTAAGGAAGTATCTTTAGGATTTACAAAAGATGTCATAATAAAAGAGGCGCGTCGTTGTTTGAGATGTGATTTAGAGACAGAAGACGGGAAAAAATCAATAGAGAAAAAAAATGATTAATATAAAATTAAATGGGACAGAAGTAAAAGTGGAAGAAAATTGGACCGTGTTAGAGGCGTGCAAGTTTCATAGAGTCCCGATTCCAACGCTTTGTTGGCATAAAGAGCTTAGTCCTTATGGGGG
Coding sequences within:
- the cdaA gene encoding diadenylate cyclase CdaA, which translates into the protein MGFIKFRAVNALEIIILSAFIYYFFSFIKGTKALQMMFGVVSLFVLAVVSDFLKFETLSFIFKGLGTAWIILLVLLFQPELRNALARLGARFGKAFTQGIRMPIDELAKTVFALSEKKEGAIIVIEREVSLKDYIDTGQLMESRLSSEIILTVFTPLSPLHDGAVIVRGNTLVAAACILPVSEKSLVAEIGTRHRAALGLSEETDAVCIIVSEETGQISIAVKGELITNIPKTKVKQELYKQAV
- the ftsH gene encoding ATP-dependent zinc metalloprotease FtsH — its product is MNNKNGTSRHGGDHKNSNKKLPQKPFVGGIFIWILFILGLIIMLSQFGATKTIEIPYSQFRSQVDSNNIANIVVIADREIQGEFKTPIKQNNIESRYFKTLMPFADETTISELIMQGVKVDARAFSNVFSRFGPTLFFLVILIVFWFFMFRNMGKVPKDAMSFGQSKARRVDNKGDKITFEDVAGVEEAKNELREIVEFLKFPKKFERLGAKIPKGALLLGAPGTGKTLLARATAGEAGVPFFSMSGSDFVELFVGIGASRVRDLFNKGKKSAPCIIFIDELDAVGRYRGAGIGGGHDEREQTLNALLVEMDGFEANKGIIVMAATNRPDILDPALLRPGRFDRQIVVDRPDILGREMIFKVHVKKIPMSDDVDLKILARGTPGFSGADIANTVNESALLAAKKGKDKVEMEDFEEAKDKVLMGVERKSLVLSENERKNTAYHEAGHVIVAKFMPGADPIHKVTIIPRGMALGLTQQLSVDERKNYSREYCFTQLAVLCGGRAAEVSAINTETTGARNDIEQATELAHKMVCRWGMSDVLGPIAFGKKNEEIFLGREISQHRDFSEETAKSIDKEISKFVRIGETKAKNIIKEHMNGLHSLAKKLLEREVLTGDEIDEVLGLGEKPKPVKPVNKQISKITKGLKSKSKKL
- the tilS gene encoding tRNA lysidine(34) synthetase TilS, whose amino-acid sequence is MLMRERIISTIEKYGLIRHGDKVLIAVSGGADSVFLLWTLKNLQKKYSLDLHIAHLNHGLRKKADKETEFVKSLARNYKIPITTGKIDIKAYAKKNKLTLEEAGREARYAFLKKVVSKIGATKIATGHTMTDEVETFFMRLTRGTGRKGLSLIPPIRDNIIRPLIEIEHGEIISFLKKEEIKYETDYSNYNCKYTRNFVRHNIVKHLSPTFGKKIIQFREIMEREEKVLEKLTEESLDKMVIKKNGTMLHGIKLNLTAFLNEDVAIKRRIIRKLTEKLSSTVPNFEETENIISYITKAKPGNVFISHDIQITKSCASINFVNKKTSLHLMESVSGGARSNLSEMILPIPGEIKVGKYKICTKMKEHNSHNAKSGGKCKQLTFDDKHKVYFDFDKLNLPLFIRAREAGDKFLGAGYSKSLKKVFIDDRIPAEERMEIPLLIDKLGILWIIGKRRAYRAFIENNTRKILEVTQQSWVRSSNSKRGLRVSKGKGNG
- a CDS encoding NAD(P)H-dependent oxidoreductase subunit E — protein: MEQSATDFLTQCSKKRSGLIAILQKVQNKYGYISKSLVSDIAKYLGVSEAEVFGVATFYTQFRFTRPAKHNITVCLGTACYVRGGAKILETFEQELNIKIGEKTKDYNFELERVACVGCCALSPVVVVDKTVQTKMTSTKATNFLKNLKTEK
- a CDS encoding NADH-ubiquinone oxidoreductase-F iron-sulfur binding region domain-containing protein; this translates as MDFEKIRQTATMEWDIFANSKKPVILVGAGTCGRAAGALSLIDNIKQELQSNGIDAIVMQVGCIGLCYLEPLVDIIKPGQSRISYGRVTPEIVATLIKNYLVNDDPCPEFAIGSIGEKNIPGIPLFFEHPMLKSQVRIVLRKCGFIDPENINHYIANDGYSALSKALKMSPDDVIAEVKSAGLRGRGGSGFLTANKWNICRKQISKEKYIICNADEGDPGAFMNRALWESDPHSVLEGILIAGYAIGANMGYVYIRAEYPLAIERLKIGLKQMQEYNLIGENILGSGFNFDINIKEGAGAFVCGEETALIASLEGKRGMPRARPPYPAVSGLYNKPTVINNVETLGTIPYVILKGAENYSKYGTKTSKGTKTFALAGKMKRTGLIEVPMGMTLKEIVYDIGGGILDDKAFKGIQTGGPSGGCLPESCLTLPIDYESLKEAGSIMGSGGMIVMDENNCMVDIAHYFLDFTQAESCGKCVPCRVGIKEMLKILDKIKTGMGTMEDIDKLEELAHTIKSTALCGLGQTAPNPALSTLKYFREEYINHIKNKRCEALVCKEIISSPCQHTCPIDTEAPAYIALVAQGKIKEAFDIIHKDNPLPSVCGRVCHHPCEVKCKAGDGGEPIAIRGIKRFVTDYAMKSGLKPKISLKKNKSQKVAIIGAGPTGLSCGYYLRLEGYDVTIYEALPIAGGMLTSVIPEYRLPRKVFEFDIEAIKSAGVEIQTNVKLGKDITIDGLLAQGYKAIFIATGSHKSIKLRIPGEDAEGVIDSLEFLKSINSGKKIKTGKRIGVIGGGNSAIDAARVANRLPDTEKVTIIYRRTIAEMPAFKEEIESAIEEGIEIKYLTAPTRVITQKGKLAGISCIKMELGDIDNSGRRRPVKIKGSQFKMELDTLLTAISEQPDTSYINKKDNIHIGEWSNVIADKEVLITSRDGIFAGGDVVTGPATVVEAISAGKRAAKSIDKYLRGESLTGEYKVTRPSIYPKPVELSETEITEAKRPAMPLLSVKDRNNNFKEVSLGFTKDVIIKEARRCLRCDLETEDGKKSIEKKND